Proteins from a single region of Streptococcus oralis:
- the rplT gene encoding 50S ribosomal protein L20, whose product MARVKGGVVSRKRRKRILKLAKGYYGAKHILFRTAKEQVMNSYYYAYRDRRQKKRDFRKLWITRINAAARLNGLSYSQLMHGLKLAEIEVNRKMLADLAVNDAAAFTALADAAKAKLGK is encoded by the coding sequence ATGGCACGTGTTAAAGGTGGCGTTGTATCACGCAAACGTCGTAAACGTATTCTTAAATTAGCAAAAGGTTACTATGGAGCTAAACACATCTTGTTCCGTACTGCAAAAGAACAAGTAATGAACTCTTACTACTATGCATACCGTGACCGTCGTCAGAAAAAACGTGACTTCCGTAAATTGTGGATCACTCGTATCAATGCGGCAGCTCGTTTGAACGGACTTTCATACTCACAATTGATGCATGGTTTGAAATTGGCTGAAATCGAAGTTAACCGTAAAATGCTTGCTGACTTGGCTGTTAACGATGCAGCAGCTTTCACAGCTCTTGCAGATGCAGCTAAAGCAAAACTTGGTAAATAA
- a CDS encoding J domain-containing protein, with amino-acid sequence MNIWETLGIEPTTDVKLIRRRYAELVRFYHPEDQPEIYQEIVEAYQKALTYARSRNTRPENSLRKASDSQEATELEEEANEKPNSSLNFENLTEETKTENEESERSSLDFSDYQQSTDKTSNSFNFETFKAEEDEQKSTLDFSDYDEEVQLNGDSEERAKNPLNFETFGDEENRGQEGTTRSTLDFSGYNEETYLIRNAIESIVGNDGYNQEEQEHLWRQFFHQYQYDMDIVQSVLEEMDVYIFNKPEQFSILIPLLEDYIPDFKYWGYYYKLKYWKVKRDIVEEEGSSLESAHEATEEFYYSYQLCQEILQDFNKANQLSSWIEFFKHPYLSFMVLDQVNKNRQIIKSVPVLTYILEKNRQVIFEEDYPLLNDLADYLEEVKGERGENVDFSHYSLDNPDEVEAAFYELLHAQYEDEYKLLRDWQYLFESVKDHTLLLDLLEKVDVYPLTNAKVLALVLQFVEHYSDEESNPYLKKLHFWKSIHSYPSVVEEYELDKKENFDYWYNEGYLYMDKLTKSDEDINDWEKWRSYFKGRPRILTILLQQIYKEYHRFTDGKLLRYVLAPFPTSKMAPQMMTEETDQKLEEMTAYAYELCHPKAKLSYLDWKKRQVFNNKFLQIFSGLFTIVSLLLSIIERPGYNSWVHAGMFSLFYVYMLKLRKTPIEEGVTARGEKRKFYYSPHPWFLLILLLTLVIPSLPFGLIGALMFITFFSFIDGFQVSEGLKWDYSLDKLIPIGIFLSAGFLSALVNQSQTISGVAIAYFHIFAVLVICLSFTRFSPGFPPSLKKILLPAILGILLFQTLPYIHSRLDIFDPKILRNETLAITVILLLNGIALSYFTKEQGLTIGVKKVFMIYGLQIFIFLRRLLRILFAPNSVFGNNYHYKDLLIMNSEFTFYFLEGLFVLIMLFLIRNIRKENRKSAT; translated from the coding sequence ATGAATATATGGGAAACTTTAGGGATAGAGCCAACGACTGACGTCAAGCTTATTAGAAGGCGTTATGCTGAACTGGTTCGGTTCTATCACCCAGAAGACCAACCAGAAATTTACCAAGAAATTGTTGAAGCTTACCAAAAAGCCTTGACTTATGCGAGATCTAGAAACACAAGACCAGAAAATAGTCTAAGAAAAGCGAGTGACTCTCAAGAAGCTACTGAACTTGAAGAAGAGGCGAATGAAAAACCTAACTCAAGTCTCAACTTTGAAAACTTGACTGAAGAAACGAAGACTGAGAACGAAGAGTCTGAAAGATCTAGTCTTGATTTTAGTGATTATCAGCAATCAACTGATAAAACAAGCAATTCCTTTAACTTTGAAACCTTTAAAGCAGAAGAGGATGAGCAAAAGTCCACCCTTGACTTTAGTGACTATGATGAGGAAGTTCAGCTAAATGGAGATTCTGAAGAAAGAGCTAAGAATCCCCTCAACTTTGAAACGTTTGGTGACGAAGAGAACCGTGGGCAAGAAGGAACAACAAGGTCTACTCTTGACTTTAGCGGTTATAATGAAGAAACCTATCTGATCCGAAATGCGATTGAAAGTATTGTTGGAAACGACGGCTATAACCAAGAGGAACAAGAACATCTATGGCGTCAGTTCTTTCATCAGTATCAGTATGATATGGACATTGTTCAATCCGTTTTAGAGGAAATGGATGTTTATATTTTTAATAAACCGGAGCAATTCTCTATCCTCATTCCCTTGCTGGAAGATTATATACCTGACTTTAAGTACTGGGGATATTACTATAAACTGAAGTATTGGAAAGTTAAAAGAGATATAGTAGAAGAGGAAGGCAGTTCGCTTGAAAGCGCCCATGAAGCCACTGAAGAATTCTATTATTCTTATCAACTTTGCCAAGAAATTCTCCAAGATTTTAACAAAGCAAATCAATTGAGCTCTTGGATAGAGTTTTTCAAGCACCCCTATCTGAGCTTTATGGTCTTAGATCAAGTAAATAAAAATCGCCAGATAATCAAGAGTGTGCCCGTTTTAACCTATATTCTGGAAAAAAACCGACAAGTCATATTTGAAGAGGATTATCCACTCTTGAATGACTTGGCTGATTACTTAGAGGAAGTAAAAGGGGAGCGGGGAGAAAACGTTGACTTTAGTCACTACTCTCTAGATAATCCAGATGAAGTTGAGGCAGCCTTCTATGAGTTGCTCCATGCTCAGTATGAAGACGAGTACAAACTGTTACGTGATTGGCAATACCTTTTTGAATCAGTCAAAGATCACACACTCCTACTTGATTTATTAGAAAAGGTGGACGTCTATCCTTTAACCAATGCGAAAGTGTTAGCTCTCGTTCTCCAATTTGTGGAGCATTACAGCGATGAGGAATCAAATCCTTACCTGAAAAAACTCCATTTCTGGAAGAGTATCCATTCCTACCCTTCAGTGGTAGAGGAGTATGAACTAGACAAAAAGGAAAATTTTGATTACTGGTACAATGAAGGTTATCTTTATATGGATAAGCTCACCAAGAGCGATGAAGATATCAATGATTGGGAAAAGTGGAGAAGCTACTTTAAAGGAAGACCACGCATTCTAACGATTTTACTTCAACAGATCTATAAGGAGTACCATCGGTTTACAGATGGCAAGCTCCTGAGATATGTTTTAGCACCATTTCCTACTTCTAAAATGGCTCCCCAAATGATGACGGAGGAGACAGACCAGAAACTAGAAGAGATGACAGCTTATGCCTATGAACTTTGTCATCCAAAGGCCAAGCTCTCTTATTTGGATTGGAAAAAAAGACAGGTATTTAATAATAAGTTTCTTCAGATTTTCTCTGGCCTCTTTACGATTGTGAGTTTGCTACTCAGTATTATAGAGCGACCTGGTTATAATTCATGGGTTCATGCTGGTATGTTTTCACTCTTTTACGTCTATATGCTAAAATTGAGGAAAACACCGATTGAGGAGGGAGTGACTGCTAGAGGAGAAAAACGGAAATTCTACTACAGTCCCCATCCATGGTTCCTACTAATCTTATTATTAACCCTCGTCATTCCATCCTTACCGTTTGGTCTCATCGGTGCTCTTATGTTTATTACATTTTTCAGCTTCATTGATGGTTTCCAAGTTAGTGAGGGGCTGAAGTGGGATTATTCTTTGGATAAGCTGATTCCTATCGGTATCTTTCTTTCTGCTGGTTTTCTTTCTGCTTTGGTAAATCAAAGCCAGACTATTTCAGGAGTTGCAATAGCTTACTTCCATATTTTTGCAGTCCTTGTGATTTGCTTGTCTTTTACAAGATTTAGCCCTGGATTTCCACCGTCTCTGAAGAAAATTCTCCTCCCAGCAATCTTGGGGATCCTACTCTTTCAAACGTTGCCATATATTCACAGCCGTTTAGATATCTTTGATCCAAAGATTCTACGAAATGAAACTCTGGCCATAACGGTTATACTCTTGTTAAATGGAATCGCCTTATCCTATTTTACAAAGGAACAAGGCTTAACGATTGGTGTGAAGAAGGTCTTTATGATTTATGGATTGCAGATCTTTATTTTCCTAAGAAGACTGTTGCGAATCCTATTTGCACCAAATTCAGTTTTCGGTAATAACTATCATTACAAAGACTTACTAATCATGAACAGCGAATTTACCTTCTACTTCCTTGAGGGACTTTTTGTCCTTATCATGCTTTTCCTTATTCGCAATATACGCAAGGAAAATCGTAAAAGTGCTACTTAG
- a CDS encoding glucosaminidase domain-containing protein has protein sequence MKRWKVALVSAGLLGCFFTILETAKADEGTWKGKTYLKADGKQVTNQWIFDQTYQNWFYLKADGQRAENGWLTVGGKDYYFNETGKLATKTWINQYYVAESGARVKNQWVFDQEKQSWYYLKSDGQKAQNEWIQQGQEKYYLKEDGKMAKDEWVTQGGNEYYVNSQGKMLRGTWLGKNYLSENGNKVKQGWIYDDNYSSWFYIQQDGTYAENGWQTIDGKDYHFKFGGYLSTERWIGRFYVAKSGAKLKSEWLFDKNYDSWFYLKADGSYAEKGWETIKGKDYHFKFGGYLSTERWIDRFYVAKSGAKLKSEWLFDKNYNSWFYLKADGTYAEKGWETIKGKDYHFKSGGYLSTETWIDRTYVTSSGAKAGKGWLFDKNYNSWFYINSDGNYADKEWLWDNGYYYLKSGGYMAASEWVWYKNNWFYLKSNGKMAEKELIYDSSDQSWYYLKSGGYMAKNETVDGHTLDASGRWHVADKTKYYKVKPITAYVYSASGEILSYINQGSIVSLDSSTRKGGRLAVSISGLSGYMNQSDLTAVDEGSEFIPHYTSDGKFLYHELSPYTSIKVAPHTSAMVIGKKYYSTDGEHFDGFTIKNPFLYKNLREPSNYSAAELDKLYSMMNLQDSPLAGKGATFKEAEERYGVNALYLMAHSALESAWGRSQIARDKNNFFGIAAYDTSPYLSAKSFDNVDKGILGAAKWIRENYIDYGRDHLGNKATGMNVRYASDPYWGEKIASIMMTINSRLGGKD, from the coding sequence ATGAAACGATGGAAAGTGGCCCTAGTAAGTGCTGGCTTATTGGGGTGTTTTTTTACTATACTAGAAACAGCTAAAGCAGATGAAGGGACTTGGAAAGGAAAGACCTACCTCAAAGCTGATGGAAAACAAGTAACCAACCAGTGGATCTTTGACCAAACGTATCAGAATTGGTTTTATCTTAAGGCTGATGGACAACGTGCAGAAAACGGCTGGCTGACTGTTGGTGGTAAGGATTACTATTTTAACGAGACCGGAAAATTAGCCACAAAAACTTGGATCAACCAGTACTATGTGGCTGAAAGTGGTGCTAGGGTCAAGAATCAATGGGTGTTTGACCAAGAAAAACAATCCTGGTATTATCTCAAGTCGGATGGTCAAAAAGCTCAAAATGAGTGGATTCAACAAGGTCAGGAAAAATATTACCTTAAAGAAGATGGGAAAATGGCCAAAGATGAGTGGGTCACTCAAGGTGGAAACGAGTACTACGTTAATTCTCAAGGTAAAATGCTGAGAGGTACTTGGCTTGGTAAGAACTATTTGTCAGAAAATGGTAATAAGGTCAAACAAGGTTGGATTTATGATGACAACTATAGCAGTTGGTTCTACATTCAACAAGATGGTACCTATGCTGAAAATGGCTGGCAAACCATAGATGGAAAGGACTACCATTTCAAATTTGGAGGCTATCTTTCTACCGAGCGCTGGATTGGCCGCTTCTATGTTGCAAAGAGTGGAGCCAAACTGAAATCGGAATGGCTCTTTGATAAGAATTACGATTCTTGGTTTTACTTGAAAGCAGACGGTAGCTATGCCGAAAAAGGCTGGGAAACGATTAAAGGTAAAGATTACCATTTCAAATTTGGAGGCTATCTTTCTACTGAACGTTGGATTGACCGCTTCTATGTTGCAAAGAGTGGAGCTAAACTGAAATCCGAATGGCTCTTTGACAAAAATTATAACTCGTGGTTTTACTTGAAAGCAGACGGAACCTATGCTGAAAAAGGCTGGGAAACGATCAAAGGCAAGGATTACCATTTCAAATCCGGTGGCTACCTCTCCACAGAAACTTGGATTGACCGCACCTATGTGACGAGCAGTGGAGCAAAAGCAGGTAAAGGTTGGCTCTTTGATAAGAATTATAACTCATGGTTCTATATTAACTCTGATGGAAATTATGCTGATAAAGAATGGCTCTGGGATAATGGTTACTACTATCTCAAATCTGGCGGTTATATGGCTGCAAGTGAGTGGGTATGGTACAAGAACAATTGGTTCTACCTCAAGTCAAATGGAAAGATGGCTGAGAAAGAATTAATCTACGATTCATCCGACCAATCATGGTATTACCTTAAATCCGGCGGTTATATGGCAAAAAATGAGACTGTGGATGGTCATACCTTGGATGCTTCTGGTAGATGGCATGTTGCGGATAAAACCAAATATTACAAAGTTAAACCAATCACAGCCTATGTCTATAGTGCATCTGGAGAAATCTTGAGTTACATTAACCAAGGAAGCATTGTTTCACTGGATAGTTCGACTCGAAAAGGTGGCCGACTTGCAGTTTCGATTTCTGGCTTATCTGGCTATATGAATCAAAGTGATTTGACAGCAGTAGATGAAGGTAGCGAGTTTATCCCTCATTATACTAGTGATGGGAAATTCCTCTACCATGAACTCTCTCCTTATACGAGTATCAAAGTAGCTCCACACACATCTGCCATGGTTATTGGTAAGAAGTACTACTCAACTGATGGAGAGCATTTTGATGGCTTTACCATTAAAAATCCTTTCCTCTATAAAAACTTGAGAGAACCAAGTAATTATAGTGCAGCTGAATTGGATAAACTGTATTCGATGATGAACTTGCAGGATAGTCCTCTCGCAGGTAAAGGAGCGACTTTCAAAGAAGCTGAGGAACGCTACGGTGTCAATGCCCTTTACTTGATGGCCCATAGTGCCCTTGAAAGTGCTTGGGGACGCAGTCAAATTGCCAGAGATAAGAACAACTTCTTTGGTATTGCTGCTTATGATACGAGCCCATATCTCTCAGCCAAGAGCTTTGATAATGTGGATAAAGGAATCCTTGGAGCCGCCAAGTGGATCCGTGAGAACTACATCGACTATGGCAGAGACCACCTTGGAAATAAAGCAACCGGAATGAATGTTCGCTATGCTTCTGATCCATACTGGGGTGAGAAAATAGCCAGCATCATGATGACCATCAATAGTAGACTTGGTGGGAAAGACTAA
- a CDS encoding dihydroorotate dehydrogenase, giving the protein MVLFSEQEQLYYKEKVMTTNRLQVSLPGLDLKNPIIPASGCFGFGQEYAKYYDLDLLGSIMIKATTLEPRFGNPTPRVAETPAGMLNAIGLQNPGLEAVLAEKLPWLEREYPNLPIIANVAGFSKQEYAAVSRGISKAANVKAIELNISCPNVDHGNHGLLIGQDPDLAYEVVKAAVEASDVPVYVKLTPSVADIVTVAKAAEYAGASGLTMINTLVGMRFDLKTRKPILVNGTGGMSGPAVFPVALKLIRQVAQTTDLPIIGMGGVDSAEAALEMYLAGASAIGVGTANFTNPYACPDIIENLPKVMDKYGISSLEDLRQEVKASLR; this is encoded by the coding sequence ATGGTCCTGTTTTCCGAACAGGAACAGTTGTATTATAAGGAGAAAGTCATGACTACAAATCGTTTACAAGTTTCTCTACCGGGCTTGGATTTGAAGAATCCGATTATCCCAGCCTCAGGCTGTTTTGGTTTTGGTCAAGAGTATGCCAAGTACTATGATTTAGACCTTTTAGGCTCCATTATGATCAAGGCAACGACACTTGAACCCCGTTTTGGTAATCCTACTCCGAGAGTAGCTGAGACACCTGCTGGTATGCTCAATGCAATCGGTTTACAAAATCCTGGTTTAGAAGCTGTTTTGGCTGAAAAACTTCCTTGGTTGGAAAGAGAATATCCAAATCTTCCTATCATCGCTAATGTAGCTGGCTTTTCAAAACAAGAGTACGCTGCCGTTTCTCGAGGAATTTCCAAGGCAGCAAATGTAAAAGCTATCGAGCTTAATATCTCCTGCCCGAATGTAGATCACGGCAATCATGGACTTCTGATTGGGCAAGATCCTGACTTGGCTTATGAAGTGGTAAAAGCGGCTGTGGAAGCCTCTGATGTGCCAGTCTATGTCAAGCTTACTCCTAGTGTAGCAGATATTGTCACCGTCGCAAAAGCCGCAGAGTATGCAGGGGCAAGTGGCTTAACCATGATCAATACTCTAGTCGGTATGCGCTTTGACCTTAAAACCAGAAAACCAATCTTAGTCAATGGAACAGGTGGGATGTCTGGTCCAGCAGTCTTTCCAGTAGCGCTCAAACTCATCCGTCAAGTCGCCCAAACAACAGACCTGCCCATCATTGGAATGGGAGGAGTAGATTCGGCAGAAGCTGCTTTAGAAATGTATCTGGCTGGAGCGTCTGCCATCGGAGTTGGAACAGCTAACTTTACCAATCCTTATGCTTGCCCTGATATCATCGAAAATTTACCAAAAGTCATGGATAAATATGGCATTAGCAGCTTGGAAGATCTCCGTCAGGAAGTCAAAGCCAGTCTGAGATAA
- the rpmI gene encoding 50S ribosomal protein L35: MPKQKTHRASAKRFKRTGSGGLKRFRAYTSHRFHGKTKKQRRHLRKASMVHSGDFKRIKAMLTRLK; encoded by the coding sequence ATGCCAAAACAAAAAACACACCGCGCATCAGCTAAACGTTTCAAACGTACAGGTTCTGGTGGACTTAAACGTTTCCGTGCTTACACTTCTCACCGTTTCCACGGAAAAACTAAGAAACAACGTCGTCATCTTCGTAAAGCATCTATGGTGCACTCAGGAGATTTCAAACGTATCAAAGCAATGCTTACTCGCTTGAAATAA
- a CDS encoding ATP-binding cassette domain-containing protein, whose amino-acid sequence MLNLTHVTLKTRQVILQDADFTFKKGKIYGLLAINGSGKTTLFRAISKLLPLSSGHIAAPPSLFYYESVEWLDGNLSGMDYLRLIKNIWKSDLNLRDEIAYWEMSDYISLPIRKYSLGMKQRLVIAMYFLSQAKCWLMDEITNGLDEYYRQKFFDRLAQINRQEQLVLLSSHYKEELVEICDRIVTIRQGQIEEV is encoded by the coding sequence ATGTTAAATCTTACTCATGTTACCTTAAAAACGCGACAAGTCATCTTGCAAGATGCGGATTTCACCTTTAAAAAAGGTAAGATTTATGGCCTTCTTGCTATCAATGGCTCTGGAAAGACGACCCTGTTCCGAGCTATTAGCAAGTTGCTTCCCCTTAGTAGTGGACATATCGCAGCCCCTCCTTCTTTGTTTTATTATGAGAGCGTTGAATGGCTGGATGGAAACTTAAGTGGGATGGACTACCTTCGTCTTATAAAAAACATCTGGAAGTCAGACCTGAACTTGAGGGATGAAATCGCCTACTGGGAAATGTCTGACTATATCAGCCTTCCTATCCGCAAGTATTCCTTAGGGATGAAGCAACGCTTAGTGATTGCTATGTATTTCCTCAGTCAGGCGAAATGCTGGCTCATGGATGAGATTACAAATGGCTTAGATGAGTATTATCGACAGAAGTTTTTTGATAGGCTGGCACAAATCAATAGACAAGAGCAGCTGGTTCTTTTGAGTTCCCACTACAAAGAGGAGTTAGTGGAGATTTGCGATCGCATCGTAACCATTCGTCAGGGACAGATAGAAGAGGTTTAG
- a CDS encoding dihydroorotate dehydrogenase electron transfer subunit, whose amino-acid sequence MNPTCKKRLGAIRLETMKVVVQEEIAPAIYELVLEGEMVEAMRAGQFLHLRVPDDAHLLRRPISISSIDKANKQCHLIYRVEGAGTAIFSTLRQGDTLDVMGPQGNGFDLSDLDNQSQVLLVGGGIGVPPLLEVAKELHARGVTVVTVLGFATKDAVILEKELAQYGQVFVTTDDGSYGIKGNVSVVINDLDSSFDAVYSCGAPGMMKYINQRFYDHPRAYLSLESRMACGMGACYACVLKVPESETVSQRVCEDGPVFRTGTVVL is encoded by the coding sequence ATGAATCCCACATGTAAGAAACGTTTGGGTGCCATTCGTTTGGAAACCATGAAGGTGGTTGTACAAGAGGAAATTGCGCCAGCAATCTATGAATTAGTCCTAGAAGGAGAAATGGTTGAAGCCATGCGAGCAGGCCAATTTCTCCATCTGCGCGTGCCTGATGATGCCCATCTCTTGCGCCGTCCTATTTCAATTTCGTCTATCGACAAGGCAAACAAGCAGTGTCACCTCATTTATCGGGTTGAGGGGGCTGGGACAGCTATTTTCTCAACCTTAAGGCAGGGAGATACTCTTGATGTGATGGGGCCTCAGGGGAATGGTTTTGACTTGTCTGATTTAGACAATCAGAGTCAAGTCCTCCTCGTTGGTGGTGGGATTGGTGTTCCACCCTTGCTAGAAGTAGCCAAGGAATTGCATGCGCGTGGGGTGACAGTAGTGACAGTCCTCGGTTTTGCGACTAAGGATGCTGTTATTCTCGAAAAGGAATTGGCCCAATATGGGCAGGTTTTTGTAACGACAGATGATGGTTCTTATGGCATTAAGGGAAATGTATCGGTTGTCATCAATGACTTAGACAGTTCATTTGATGCTGTTTACTCATGTGGGGCACCTGGAATGATGAAGTATATCAATCAAAGATTTTATGATCATCCAAGAGCCTATCTATCTCTGGAATCTCGTATGGCTTGCGGGATGGGGGCCTGCTATGCCTGCGTTCTAAAAGTGCCAGAAAGTGAGACGGTTAGCCAACGCGTCTGTGAAGATGGTCCTGTTTTCCGAACAGGAACAGTTGTATTATAA
- the infC gene encoding translation initiation factor IF-3 — MKTIAKQDLFINDEIRVREVRLIGLEGEQLGIKPLSEAQALADSANVDLVLIQPQAKPPVAKIMDYGKFKFEYQKKQKEQRKKQSVVTVKEVRLSPTIDKGDFDTKLRNARKFLEKGNKVKVSIRFKGRMITHKEIGAKVLAEFAEATQDIAIIEQRAKMDGRQMFMQLAPATDKK; from the coding sequence GTGAAAACCATAGCAAAGCAAGACTTATTCATCAATGATGAAATTCGTGTACGTGAAGTTCGCTTGATCGGTCTTGAGGGAGAACAGCTAGGTATCAAGCCACTCAGCGAAGCGCAAGCATTGGCTGATAGTGCAAATGTTGACTTAGTATTGATTCAACCCCAAGCAAAACCACCTGTTGCTAAAATTATGGACTACGGTAAGTTCAAATTTGAGTATCAGAAAAAGCAAAAAGAACAACGGAAAAAACAAAGTGTTGTTACTGTGAAAGAAGTTCGTCTGAGTCCAACTATTGACAAGGGTGACTTTGACACAAAACTTCGCAATGCACGCAAGTTCCTTGAAAAAGGAAATAAAGTTAAGGTATCCATTCGCTTTAAAGGGCGTATGATCACCCATAAAGAGATTGGTGCAAAAGTTTTAGCCGAGTTTGCTGAAGCAACACAAGATATTGCAATCATCGAACAACGAGCTAAGATGGATGGACGCCAAATGTTCATGCAGTTGGCGCCAGCAACTGACAAAAAATAA
- a CDS encoding molecular chaperone HscC — MIVGIDLGTTNSLVGVYQDGQVKLIPNAFGEYLTPSVVALDDNDEIIVGKIAKERLVTHPDKTVSQFKRFMGTKHELTLGNRAYKAEELSSFIIRKLVDDAETYLGEKVEEVIVSVPAYFNDAQRYATKLAGKFAGVQIDRIINEPSAAALAKRSMVNQEDQSFIVVDFGGGTLDISVVELFDNIVEIVSIAGDNRLGGEDFTAAIAEEFLVSNQLTKDTISREFYSKILVQAEKTKLELNDKEEVKMTVLDQEQEYTLDLSYQRFYELCQPLLARVKAVLDRALMDARYSYVSSDNFVLVGGTSKLRLVQDFLSYCINQVVQVSDDPDRMIARGCALLAGIKERQGEIRDLLLSDICPFTLGIEIVGDRFSPIIERNSTLPASRIEQYYTAELGQSQVKIKVYQGEMMKASQNLFLGELEVPVPVNTRVNESFTVRFTYDLNGILDVEVKIDSTQEVFSHVILQDSVTLTEQEIKAKQAELTRYKINAQETEVYRFLIEKANRVYSMLLGRRRDELMAETRRFEEEVSQASVYHLPKLYQSFSNYLDFLERGL; from the coding sequence ATGATAGTAGGTATTGATTTAGGAACGACTAATTCTTTAGTAGGGGTATACCAGGATGGCCAGGTCAAGCTGATTCCCAATGCTTTTGGTGAATATTTGACTCCTTCTGTTGTGGCTTTGGATGACAATGATGAAATCATAGTTGGAAAAATTGCCAAGGAACGTTTGGTGACCCATCCAGACAAGACGGTTTCTCAGTTCAAGCGTTTTATGGGGACCAAGCATGAGTTGACGCTAGGAAATCGAGCATATAAGGCTGAAGAATTAAGCTCTTTTATCATTCGAAAGTTGGTAGACGATGCAGAGACCTATCTTGGAGAAAAGGTCGAGGAAGTGATTGTCAGTGTACCAGCCTATTTCAACGATGCTCAACGCTATGCGACTAAACTAGCAGGGAAATTTGCAGGCGTTCAGATTGATCGGATTATCAATGAACCTTCCGCAGCGGCTCTTGCTAAAAGATCTATGGTAAACCAAGAAGATCAATCTTTTATTGTAGTCGATTTTGGTGGTGGAACTCTAGACATTTCAGTTGTAGAGCTTTTTGATAATATTGTCGAAATCGTGTCGATTGCAGGGGACAATCGTTTGGGAGGAGAAGACTTCACTGCGGCTATTGCTGAGGAATTTTTAGTTTCCAATCAATTAACCAAGGATACGATTTCCCGTGAATTTTATAGCAAAATTCTGGTACAAGCTGAAAAGACAAAGCTAGAACTCAATGATAAAGAAGAAGTGAAGATGACGGTTCTGGACCAAGAACAGGAATACACTTTAGACTTGAGCTACCAGCGTTTTTATGAGCTCTGTCAACCGTTGCTGGCTCGTGTTAAGGCTGTTTTGGACCGTGCCTTAATGGATGCACGTTATAGCTATGTATCATCTGATAACTTTGTTCTTGTTGGGGGGACTTCGAAACTCCGCTTGGTTCAGGACTTTTTATCTTACTGTATCAATCAAGTGGTGCAGGTTTCGGATGATCCCGATCGGATGATTGCGAGAGGTTGTGCCCTTTTAGCAGGAATAAAAGAACGGCAAGGTGAGATACGAGATTTGCTGCTATCTGATATTTGTCCCTTTACACTGGGGATTGAGATAGTTGGAGACCGTTTTTCACCGATTATTGAGCGAAATTCTACCCTACCTGCTTCACGCATCGAGCAGTACTATACGGCTGAATTGGGACAGAGTCAGGTCAAGATAAAGGTCTATCAAGGTGAGATGATGAAGGCATCACAAAACCTGTTCCTAGGAGAATTAGAAGTTCCCGTCCCTGTTAATACTAGAGTAAATGAAAGTTTCACAGTTCGATTTACCTATGATTTAAATGGAATTTTGGATGTCGAAGTGAAAATTGATTCAACACAGGAAGTCTTTAGTCATGTTATTCTCCAAGATAGTGTTACTCTGACAGAACAGGAAATCAAGGCTAAGCAAGCAGAGTTGACTCGCTATAAGATCAATGCTCAAGAAACAGAGGTTTATCGTTTCTTGATTGAAAAAGCGAATCGCGTGTACAGTATGCTCTTGGGGAGAAGAAGAGATGAGCTAATGGCTGAAACTAGACGATTTGAAGAAGAGGTCAGTCAAGCATCTGTGTATCATTTGCCAAAACTCTATCAATCATTTTCAAACTATCTAGACTTCCTAGAGCGAGGACTGTAA
- a CDS encoding VOC family protein, which yields MASKMLHTCLRVENLEKSIAFYQDAFGFKELRRKDFPDHAFTIVYLGLEGDDYELELTYNYDHGPYVVGDGFAHIALSTPDLEGLHQEHSAKGYEVTAPNGLPGTQPNYYFVKDPDGYKVEVIREK from the coding sequence ATGGCTTCAAAAATGTTACACACTTGCTTGCGAGTAGAAAACCTTGAAAAATCAATCGCCTTTTATCAAGATGCTTTTGGATTTAAAGAATTGCGTCGCAAAGATTTTCCAGATCATGCTTTCACCATTGTCTATCTAGGACTTGAGGGTGATGACTACGAGTTAGAGTTGACCTATAACTATGATCACGGTCCTTACGTGGTAGGAGATGGCTTCGCCCATATCGCCCTCAGTACACCTGACCTTGAGGGCCTACATCAAGAACATAGCGCTAAAGGCTATGAGGTGACAGCCCCTAATGGACTTCCAGGAACTCAACCAAACTATTACTTTGTCAAGGATCCTGATGGCTACAAGGTCGAAGTCATTCGTGAAAAATAA